A section of the Pseudomonas lini genome encodes:
- the ligB gene encoding NAD-dependent DNA ligase LigB — protein sequence MLPNLRLFFCFLLTFTCLTTNAAECPDWPPARALDEITTLQLQIDRWDDSYHREGQSLIADELYDQSRARLSEWRECFDSGSSDEPLRTAGGTVAHPIAHTGLEKLSDGHAVETWLKDRGEVWIQPKVDGVAVTLVYRNGWLHRVISRGDGLNGQDWTASARQIAAIPKKLSQSLDLLLQGELYWRQTEHVQAQAGSLNARATVAGLMARKALSTEHAAGIGLFVWDWPQGPKSLPARVAALDELGFPSTAPYSQPIEAFADAERWRDHWYRTPLPFASDGVVLRQNQRPPAERWQAKTPYWSVAWKYPFAQALAEVRKVRFKIGRTGRITPVLDLVPVMLDDRQIKRVSASSLQRWEALDIRPGDQVAISLAGLTIPRLDGVVLRSTERQELNVPLPADFHSLSCWEPTSGCESQFLARLAWLSGKQGLALPHVGPGTWEKLLKAERIGSLLDWMTLDGQELANIDGFGERSSARLLDSFNSARQRPFTRWLKALGLPPTGQARLADTWQALAQRTTEQWQAEAGIGPGRAVQLSAFFRDPQVLALSETLRVAGIDGF from the coding sequence ATGCTGCCCAACCTGCGCCTGTTTTTCTGTTTCCTGCTGACCTTCACCTGCCTGACCACCAATGCAGCCGAATGCCCCGACTGGCCGCCCGCCCGCGCACTAGACGAAATCACTACCCTGCAACTGCAAATCGATCGCTGGGACGACAGCTACCACCGTGAAGGCCAGTCGCTGATCGCCGATGAACTCTACGATCAGTCCCGCGCGCGACTGAGCGAATGGCGCGAGTGTTTTGATTCAGGCTCCTCCGACGAACCATTGCGTACGGCTGGCGGCACGGTTGCTCACCCCATCGCCCACACCGGCCTGGAAAAACTAAGCGACGGGCACGCCGTCGAAACCTGGCTAAAAGATCGGGGAGAGGTCTGGATTCAGCCCAAGGTCGATGGCGTGGCGGTGACATTGGTCTATCGCAACGGCTGGTTGCACCGGGTAATCAGTCGAGGGGACGGGTTAAACGGCCAGGACTGGACTGCCTCGGCGCGCCAGATCGCCGCCATCCCTAAAAAACTTTCGCAGTCTCTGGACTTGCTACTGCAAGGCGAACTCTATTGGCGCCAGACCGAACACGTACAAGCCCAGGCTGGCAGCCTCAATGCCCGCGCCACGGTGGCGGGGTTGATGGCGCGCAAGGCGCTGAGTACCGAGCATGCCGCCGGCATCGGGTTGTTTGTCTGGGACTGGCCGCAGGGCCCGAAAAGCCTGCCGGCCCGGGTGGCCGCCCTGGATGAATTGGGGTTCCCCAGCACGGCGCCCTACAGTCAGCCGATCGAGGCATTTGCCGATGCCGAACGCTGGCGCGATCACTGGTATCGCACGCCCCTGCCTTTTGCCAGCGATGGGGTCGTGTTGCGCCAGAACCAACGCCCGCCGGCCGAGCGCTGGCAGGCGAAAACACCTTACTGGAGCGTCGCCTGGAAATACCCTTTTGCTCAGGCGCTGGCCGAGGTGCGCAAGGTCCGCTTCAAGATCGGGCGGACCGGACGGATCACACCGGTGCTGGACCTGGTACCGGTGATGCTCGATGACCGACAGATCAAACGCGTGAGTGCCAGCTCCCTGCAACGCTGGGAAGCGCTGGACATTCGTCCGGGCGACCAGGTCGCCATCAGCCTGGCGGGGCTGACCATCCCCAGGCTCGATGGTGTCGTATTGCGCAGTACTGAACGCCAGGAATTGAATGTACCGCTGCCAGCAGACTTTCACTCTTTAAGCTGCTGGGAGCCAACATCCGGATGCGAAAGCCAATTCCTCGCACGCCTGGCCTGGCTCAGTGGCAAACAGGGGCTGGCCTTGCCTCATGTCGGACCAGGCACCTGGGAGAAACTACTCAAGGCTGAACGCATCGGCAGTCTGCTCGATTGGATGACCCTCGACGGGCAAGAGCTTGCTAACATTGACGGCTTCGGTGAGCGCAGCAGTGCTCGTCTTTTGGACAGTTTCAACAGCGCCCGGCAACGCCCATTCACTCGCTGGCTCAAAGCCCTGGGTTTGCCGCCGACTGGCCAGGCACGCCTCGCCGATACATGGCAGGCGCTGGCGCAACGAACCACCGAACAATGGCAGGCCGAGGCCGGCATCGGTCCGGGACGCGCAGTGCAATTGAGCGCATTTTTCCGCGACCCACAGGTCCTGGCCTTGAGTGAGACATTACGTGTTGCCGGGATTGACGGTTTCTAG
- a CDS encoding DUF1090 domain-containing protein, with translation MKLLSPLAVLTLCSVMAAPLMADEDAPGLTGCAAKKQGIINQIELAKSRGNADQQAGLETALNEVTAHCTDASLKKERENRVLDAKHEVSTRQADLEKAMKKGDAEKINKRKDKLAQSRKELQEALDELDK, from the coding sequence ATGAAACTTCTTTCACCGCTCGCCGTGTTGACCCTGTGCAGCGTGATGGCCGCTCCATTGATGGCCGACGAAGATGCCCCGGGCCTGACGGGCTGCGCCGCAAAAAAACAAGGCATCATCAACCAGATCGAACTGGCCAAGTCCCGCGGCAACGCCGATCAACAGGCTGGCCTGGAAACCGCCCTGAACGAAGTCACTGCCCATTGCACCGACGCTTCCTTGAAGAAGGAGCGGGAAAACAGGGTGCTCGACGCCAAGCACGAAGTCAGCACGCGTCAGGCCGACCTCGAGAAGGCAATGAAAAAAGGCGACGCCGAGAAGATCAACAAGCGCAAAGACAAACTGGCTCAATCGCGCAAGGAATTGCAGGAAGCGCTGGATGAGCTGGATAAGTAG
- a CDS encoding cytochrome c: MTLKRLSVVLLACLTLSACGGVDPNSPLGQRKAIFKQMLKTGEDLGGMLRGRIPFDGPKFADGAVKLDALSHEPWKHFPQVREEDHTSAKDDVWQKQARFQEMARTLEGATGELVIASKVQPYKVSNLGPAVQKVEDACSACHKEFRDH; the protein is encoded by the coding sequence ATGACTCTTAAAAGACTTTCTGTTGTATTGCTGGCCTGCCTGACCTTGTCCGCCTGCGGTGGTGTCGACCCGAACTCGCCGCTGGGTCAGCGCAAGGCGATCTTCAAGCAGATGCTCAAGACCGGCGAAGACCTGGGCGGCATGTTGCGCGGACGTATTCCGTTCGATGGCCCGAAATTCGCCGACGGCGCGGTGAAGCTCGACGCGTTGTCGCATGAGCCGTGGAAACATTTCCCGCAGGTGCGCGAAGAGGATCACACCAGCGCCAAGGATGATGTCTGGCAGAAGCAGGCACGCTTCCAGGAAATGGCCCGCACCCTTGAAGGCGCCACCGGTGAACTGGTGATTGCCAGCAAGGTTCAGCCCTACAAGGTCAGCAACCTGGGGCCGGCGGTACAGAAAGTCGAAGATGCCTGCAGTGCCTGCCATAAAGAGTTTCGGGATCATTGA